One genomic segment of Vulpes vulpes isolate BD-2025 chromosome 2, VulVul3, whole genome shotgun sequence includes these proteins:
- the LOC140597795 gene encoding heterogeneous nuclear ribonucleoprotein A1-like, which yields MSKSESPKEPEQLRKLFIGGLSFETTDESLRSHFEQWGTLTDCVVMRDPNTKRSRGFGFVTSATVEEVDVAMNARPHKVDARVVEPKRAVSREDSQRPGAHLTVKKIFVGGIKEDTEEHHLRDYFEQYGKIEVIEIMTDRGSGKKRGFAFVTFDDHDSVDKIVIQKYHTVNGHNCEVRKALSKQEMASASSSQRGRSGSGNFGGGRGGGFGGNDNFGRGGNFSGRGGFSGSRGGGGYGGSGDGYNRFGNDGRNFGGGGSYNDFGNYNNQSSNFGPMKGGNFGGRSSGPYGGGGQYFAKPRNQGGYGGSSSSSSYGSGRRF from the coding sequence atgtctaagtcagagtctcccaaagagcccgaGCAGCTGCGGAAGCTCTTCATCGGAGGTTTGAGCTTCGAAACGaccgatgagagtctgaggagccattttgagcaatgggggacgcttacggactgtgtggtaatgagagaccccaacaccaagcgctccagaggctttgggttcgTCACGTCCGCCACCGTGGAGGAGGTGGACGTGGCCATGAACGCCCGGCCGCACAAGGTGGACGCAAGAGtcgtggaaccaaagagggctgtctcccGAGAGGATTCTCAAAGAcccggtgcccacttaactgtgaaaaagatttttgtcggtggcattaaagaagacactgaagaacatcatctaagagattattttgaacagtatgggaaaattgaagtgattgagatcatgactgaccgaggcagtggcaaaaagagaggttttgcttttgtgacctttgacgaccacgactctgtagacaagattgtcattcaaaaataccatactgtgaatggccacaactgtgaagtaaggaaagccctatcgaagcaagagatggctagtgcttcatccagccaaagaggccgaagtggttctggaaactttggtggtggtcgtggaggtggttttggtgggaatgacaactttggtcgtggagggaacttcagtggtcgaggtggcttcagtggcagtcgaggtggtggtggatacggtggcagtggggatggctataacagatttggtaatgatggaaggaactttggaggtggcggaagctataatgattttggcaattacaacaatcaatcctcaaattttggacccatgaaaggaggaaattttggaggcagaagctctggcccctatggtggtggaggccaatactttgccaaaccacgaaaccaaggtggctatggcggttccagcagcagcagcagctatggcagtggcagaaggttttaa